CAAAAAAAATCAGGCGCAGCGATTCCCCTGGCCGAAGCCGGCGAGGCGCTCCCGGTCGGCCATGGCGACCGGTTCCGTGGCAAGGTACCGCGCCAGGTGTGCCTGTAGCTCCCGGCGGTCGGGAGAGTCTGAGGCCAGGAGGGAATAGTAGACCCATACCCCTTCCCTCCGGTCATCCACCCAGCCGGCGTTCTTGAGCTGGGCCAGGTGCCGCGACACCGTGGACTGGGGTAGCTCCAGGGCTGCCATGAGATCACAGACACAGAGCTTCTCCTCCGCCAGGAGGAGCGCCAGGATCCGGAGACGGGTTTCGTCGGCAAGGGATTTAAATAGTCGGGCTGCGTTTTTCATGAAATGGAGTGTATCCGGATAAGCGGATTAGGTCAAGACGGGAATTCCCCCGTGGGTGTTTTCAGCTTCGGCCTGAAGACGAGGTAAAGCCCCAGGGCGACGAACCAGCAGATGGCGGCGGACCAGACCGTATGGGAGAGGAAGTGGGCGCCCCGGGCCATCTGGGCGTAGCCGTAGACGGTGCCCAGCACCAGCCCCGTGATTAGGCCTGCCCGGGCGATCCCGGCGCGGCGGTCCCGCAGGGCGAAGTATACCCCCATGAGGGAGAAGCCTCCGGCGGCATGTCCCGCCGGGAAGCATTTCCCTTTCTTCGCTCCGGGGGGATTTCCTTCGAAGAGGCGGGTGTAGGGGACGGTGCCGCCGTAGCGCTCCATGGACCAGGGGCAGTGGCGGCCGGTAAGGTCTTTGCCGATGGTGACGATCCCCGTGCCGAGGACGATAGCCACAAGGAGGTAGAGGGCGTTCCAGCGGAAAGTCCGCAGCCGGGCAACCTGGTACGAGAGCACCCATGAGATGAAGGAGAGGGAAGCAACGACCGCGACCAGGTCCCGTCCCCGCTTGTGGATGAGCCACTCGGCCCACCATGATCGGCGGGCGGGCCAGTTGCCGGCGGTGAAGTCATAGAACCGGTCGGCCAGCACCAGGTCCAGATGGGTAATTTCGCAGGCCGTGGCCACGAGAATAAAGAGAAGAAACGGCACCGCCCCGTGCCGGAACCAGAAGTGAGTATCCAGGGGGGCGGGAGGGCAATTTTTCATGGCTGTGGAATCCTGTTCAGGCGGTTTTTATAGATGTAGTTCGCACCCTGGTACCAGGCGAGAGCGTCGTCCAGAAGCCGCCTGTCCATGGGAAGCGGCGTCGTGGCGCCGCTCCGGCGGTCGAAGCGGGACAGGGTTGCCTCCTTCTGGGGGCCGAGGGTCAGAAGGCGGTCCCCCTCTATGTAGCCCAGCTTCTGGTAGGTGGAGATGAAGGCACGGTCGGTGCGGTTATCGGCCTTGAGGATGTCGCGGCCGAGAAAGTCGGTGGTGTAAATCGTGTTGAGGAGGCCGAGCACAGTGGGGGCAACGTCGATCTGGGCCATCATCCGGTCCACCACCCCCGGTTTAATGTGGTTGGGGGAATAGATCAGCAGGGGGATCTCGTATTTTTTAACCGGCAGTTCGGTCTTGCCGGCGCTGTTGCCGCAGTGGTCGGCCACGAAGACGAAGACCGTGTCCTTGAACCACGGCTCCTTGCGGGCCTCTTCGATGAATTTGCCGATGGCATAGTCGGCGTACTTCACACCCCCGGAGCGTCCGGTTTTGGAGGGGATGTCGATTCGCCCCGAAGGATAGGTGAATGGGCGGTGGTTGGAAGTGGTCATGACCATGCTGAAGAAGGGGCGTCCCGCGTTGTAGGACTTTTGCGATTCCCTGATGGTCTTGCGGAAGAGGTCTTCGTCGCAAACTCCCCAGATGTTGGCGAAGGTGATTTCGTTGCCGGCGAAGTTGCTGCGATCGACGATGTTGAAGCCGTTGGCCGAGAAAAATGCGTTCATGTTGTCGAAGTAGCCGTACCCCGCATAGATGTACCGGGTGTCGTACCCCTTCTCCTTCATGATCTCGCCCCAGGAGCGGAAGCCCCCGTTGTCCGGGCGCTTTACGATGGATGTTCCCGGGAGAGGGGGCACCGAAAGGGTCAGGGCCTCAAGCCCTCTGACCGTCCGAGTTCCGCTGGCATAAAGGTGGGTGAAAAGGAGGGATTCCCTGGCGAGGCGGTCGATGTTCGGGGAGAGACCGTTCTTGTTGCCGAACGCGCCGAGGAATGAGGCGCTCAGGCTCTCCTCTACCACCACGATGACGTTGAGCCGCTTTTCCCGCCCTTCTCCCGTAATCTCCCGGGTCATCCGGGGCGCGGCGGCGGCATAGTGGTTGTTGCGTTCTTCCACGAGGCTGCGCAACCGTGCCATGGCCTGCCGTTCATCGCGGCTTACGTAGAAGCGGTTGAAGTCCAGCTCGTTGTTGCGGAATGCGGCGAAGAGTCCGTAGAGGCCGTTTCCTGCCAGTTCGTTGGCGTAGCTGTTGGCTGAGATTGCGGTGCCTGAAATGTTCACCAGAAGAAGCGCCGCCAGGGGGGCTGCCAGAAGCATGGCGCCAAGGCGGCGACGACGTGCGCCGAAGGTTACGGCCGCAGCCCGGCTTATGGCGTTGCGCAGCAGATAAACCGTTGCCAGGGCGGCCGCGCAAATTCCGGACAAAATCGGGATGAGTGGGTATGACTCGCGGATATTGCCGATGACCTCGCCGGTGTAGACCAGATAGTCCACGGCGATGAAATTGAAACGGGTCGAAAACTCCTCGAAGAAGAAATACTCGGCGATTGCGCCGAAGATGAGGGCGTAGAGGATGACGAAAAAAGCCGTGCGAACCACTGCCGGGTGTCCCTTGCTTTCCGTGAGCCTCCGCGGGGCGAAAATCAGGTAAAGAGCCGCGGGGATGAGGAGGTATGACAGGGCTGCGGCGTCGAAGACGAGCCCCACCCCGTAGGCCTTGGCCACAAGCGGGAGCGTGAGCCCCGATTCCGATGGAATCATGAGGAGCAGGACCGTTCGGGTGACGGTTGCTATGACAAGGTAGATGAGTGAGAAGAGGCCGATGATTCCGAGGGGGCGACGCATGGGCATAGAGTGCTCCGGGTACTGAAAATGGTACGTTACCCGGAAATCATACCCAGGGGGACCTGACCGGAGCATGACGTGGAGATGACAATTTCGTCATCTTTGAATGTTTAGATGGATTTTGTGGGTGGAATTGGAGGTGGAATGGGATGGGGGGCGGGGGTTCTCCCTCCGAAAAACCTCAAGCGTTGCCGGCATGGCTTCGCATGGCCCTCTCTGCCGGTGCAGGTGCTTTCCCTTCGTATGGACTTGCGGTGCTTTTTGCGGGATGTTTTTCTCCGGGAGAGCCCCCGCCCCCCATCCTGGCACCTTCAGTGGCCGTTGTGGAGAGGGGAACTACCCTTGCGGGAAGATCAGGGTTACGGACGTTCCCCGTCCCGGTTCGCTTTCAATCGAGACGCTTCCCTGGTGGAGTTCCATGATCGATTGGACGATGGCGAGGCCGAGGCCTGTTCCTTGGGGATTGGTGCTTCTCGCGTCGCTGCTGCGGAAAAAGCGGTCGAATACCCTGGCGAGTTCGTCCGGCGCAATGCCGATGCCGGTATCGGTGATGGTGATTCGCGCCGCTCCGGCGTCGTCACGGGTGAGGGCGACGGTAATCGCTCCGCCGTCATGGGTGTAGCGGATGGCGTTGGACAGGAGATTCCCCACGGCCCTCTGGAAGAGGACCGGATCGGCAACGATGCTCCCGCCGCCGGTGCAGGATATGGTGATCCCCTTCTCTTCGGCCAGGGTGCCGTAATAATCCCGGAGCAGCGCCAACTCGCGGCCCGCGTCCATGGGGACCGGCTCGATCTGTTGCTCGGTCCTGGCAAGGAAGAGGATGTTGTCGATCAACCGCGAGAGCCGTTCGTATTCCTCAAGGCTCGATTCGATAATCCGCCGGTATTCGTCCACGGAGCGGGAGCGGGAGAGGGCGACCTCCGCCTCGCCCCGCAGAATGTTGATGGGGGTCCGGATCTCGTGGGCCAGATTTGCCGATGAATCGGCGAGACGGTCGAAAGAGTTCTGGAGACGGTTGAGCATCCCGTCGAACGCCGCTGCGAAACGGGCCAGTTCCCGCGGCCAGACACGGGAGTCGATCCGTTCGTTAAGGGTCGTTACGTCGATGCGGTCGGCGGCGTCGGTCAGTTCGGCCAGCGGGCGCAAACCCCGCCGCATCACTACGGCACTCAGGGCGGCGGAAAGGCAGAGTCCGGCCAGGAACACAAAGCCCATCTTCTGCTTGTACCCGTCCACTAGCGCCTCTTCCTCGGTCACGTCAAGGGCCATCTGGATGAGGCGGGAGGAAGTTCTGTTTTCGCTCCCGGCCCAGGCCGAGTTGACAAGGTACACCCGGTGCTTCGGGCCGGTTATCTTTTTCCCCCGGCCAATGGCATGGGTATCCTTTGCCGGGCGGGGGAACACTCCAGGGGGGGCGATGCGGTCCATGCGCTCGGTTTCCATGACCACATCCCCACGGTTATCGATAATGCGCACCAGGTACCTGGTATCCTCGCGCATTGCCCCTTCCCAGTGGACTTCCTGTTCCAGGTGGGAAGTTGCGTCGGGGTAGCGATTGATAATCCCTTCGATCACCCTGATTTTTTCAATGATGAAGTCGTTGTCTTCGAAGTCCAGGTCGTTCACCAGGGCGAGGAACTGGAAAATTATGGCAAAGAGCAGGACGCCCGTGGTGGCGAG
The nucleotide sequence above comes from Geobacter benzoatilyticus. Encoded proteins:
- a CDS encoding phosphatase PAP2 family protein; translated protein: MKNCPPAPLDTHFWFRHGAVPFLLFILVATACEITHLDLVLADRFYDFTAGNWPARRSWWAEWLIHKRGRDLVAVVASLSFISWVLSYQVARLRTFRWNALYLLVAIVLGTGIVTIGKDLTGRHCPWSMERYGGTVPYTRLFEGNPPGAKKGKCFPAGHAAGGFSLMGVYFALRDRRAGIARAGLITGLVLGTVYGYAQMARGAHFLSHTVWSAAICWFVALGLYLVFRPKLKTPTGEFPS
- a CDS encoding heavy metal sensor histidine kinase; this encodes MSLNNRPNPRHGTLSLTARLTILSTLATTGVLLFAIIFQFLALVNDLDFEDNDFIIEKIRVIEGIINRYPDATSHLEQEVHWEGAMREDTRYLVRIIDNRGDVVMETERMDRIAPPGVFPRPAKDTHAIGRGKKITGPKHRVYLVNSAWAGSENRTSSRLIQMALDVTEEEALVDGYKQKMGFVFLAGLCLSAALSAVVMRRGLRPLAELTDAADRIDVTTLNERIDSRVWPRELARFAAAFDGMLNRLQNSFDRLADSSANLAHEIRTPINILRGEAEVALSRSRSVDEYRRIIESSLEEYERLSRLIDNILFLARTEQQIEPVPMDAGRELALLRDYYGTLAEEKGITISCTGGGSIVADPVLFQRAVGNLLSNAIRYTHDGGAITVALTRDDAGAARITITDTGIGIAPDELARVFDRFFRSSDARSTNPQGTGLGLAIVQSIMELHQGSVSIESEPGRGTSVTLIFPQG
- a CDS encoding LTA synthase family protein, whose translation is MPMRRPLGIIGLFSLIYLVIATVTRTVLLLMIPSESGLTLPLVAKAYGVGLVFDAAALSYLLIPAALYLIFAPRRLTESKGHPAVVRTAFFVILYALIFGAIAEYFFFEEFSTRFNFIAVDYLVYTGEVIGNIRESYPLIPILSGICAAALATVYLLRNAISRAAAVTFGARRRRLGAMLLAAPLAALLLVNISGTAISANSYANELAGNGLYGLFAAFRNNELDFNRFYVSRDERQAMARLRSLVEERNNHYAAAAPRMTREITGEGREKRLNVIVVVEESLSASFLGAFGNKNGLSPNIDRLARESLLFTHLYASGTRTVRGLEALTLSVPPLPGTSIVKRPDNGGFRSWGEIMKEKGYDTRYIYAGYGYFDNMNAFFSANGFNIVDRSNFAGNEITFANIWGVCDEDLFRKTIRESQKSYNAGRPFFSMVMTTSNHRPFTYPSGRIDIPSKTGRSGGVKYADYAIGKFIEEARKEPWFKDTVFVFVADHCGNSAGKTELPVKKYEIPLLIYSPNHIKPGVVDRMMAQIDVAPTVLGLLNTIYTTDFLGRDILKADNRTDRAFISTYQKLGYIEGDRLLTLGPQKEATLSRFDRRSGATTPLPMDRRLLDDALAWYQGANYIYKNRLNRIPQP
- a CDS encoding ArsR/SmtB family transcription factor, encoding MKNAARLFKSLADETRLRILALLLAEEKLCVCDLMAALELPQSTVSRHLAQLKNAGWVDDRREGVWVYYSLLASDSPDRRELQAHLARYLATEPVAMADRERLAGFGQGNRCA